The following is a genomic window from Paenibacillus thiaminolyticus.
TGCAGACGACTTCATAATGAATCGTCCCGAGATGCTCGGCGATCTCCTCCGCTGTAATGCGCTCTTCTCCCTGCTCGCCAAGGAGAACCACTTCTTCTCCCGGTCCCGGCAAGGGCCCATCATGACCGAGCGGCTCCAGCGAGACCATGCATTGATCCATACAGATGCGCCCCAGCACCGGGACGCGCTGACCGCGGATCAGCATATGCGCTTTCCCGCTTAGCATGCGGGAATACCCATCCGCATATCCGACAGGAATGGTCGCAATGCATTCCTCCGCGCTCGTATAGTAGTGCATGCCGTAGCTGATCGCCTCACCAGCGGTAACCGTCTTCGCATGGACGATGGCCGTCTTGAGGCTAAGCACTGGCCGCAATTGAATTCGCTGCCGGTTCACATCGGCTGACGGGTACAACCCGTAGGCGCTAATGCCCACCCTTACCATATCATATGCGGATTCAGGCAATTCCATTGCCGCCGCACTGTTGCTCGCATGTATCAACGGAACGGACAGTTCCTGTCTTGTCAGCTCATCGATGACGGCCTGGAACCGCTCCTGCTGCAGACGGCTGTATGCTTGATCCTTCTCATCTGCACCTGCGAAATGGGTAAACATCCCTTCGACCAGGACACCCGCTATCGACTGCAAGCGGCGCACGCAACCGGCCGTATCCTCCGGCGTGCGAAGACCCAGTCGTCCCATGCCGGTATCCGTCTTGACATGCACCTTGAGCAGGCGCCCTCCGCACCGGGCCGACAGTCCAGGTGCCTCTTCCTCCAGCTTGCGGATACACTCCTCGGTAAATACCGTCAAGGAGATATCATGCTCAAAGGCGGCTTCAATCCCGGCAGGCGGCGTATAGCCCAGTACCAATATCGGCACCTGTACGCCGGCCCGGCGCAATTGCACGGCTTCATCCAGGAACGCCACGTTCACATAATCCGCTCCGAACCGTTCCGCGGCGCGCGCGATCTCCACGGCGCCATGTCCGTAAGCGTTCGCCTTCACACAGACGCTCAGCTTCGTAGCAGACGGAAGCGCGGCACGAAAAGCTTCCATATTGTGATGCAGCGCATCCAGCGAAATCTCCGCTCGCGTCGGACGGTAATACGCCTCCATGGTCAGTCACCTTCTTCATGTCTGTTCATCCCGTTCCATGTAACAAACCTATGTTAATGCCCATGGCGGAGACTGTCAACCAAAGAGAGATGGAAATAACCAACCATTACATAGGAAAATTCCGCTGCTCGCGGTCGGTCGTTGGACGGAGATGCGCTGATTCGCGCTGCGCACCGATCACGAGAAGGTCCGCATCCGTGGAGTGCCACGGAATACGGACCGGAGAACTGTGCTGCAGCCGTTATTTCCCAGGCTGATCCACGAGCGATTGTGCAATTTTCACCATTTCTTGTTCCGGCAGGTCGCCGCTGAGCATCCGATACTTGACTCCCTCATAGGTCCAAGTCAGCGTCTTCTGTTCCTCGCCGGTCATTTGTCCATAGGTGAAGCCCAGATCCACCGCCTTCGACCCGCCGACCTGAAGCCCGACTTCCATATCCTTCGGCCGGGATTCGATCAGCGTGAACGAATATGTGCCCGTATAGCGCATCATGACCGGATGATCTCCATTGTTCGGAAGCTCCTTCTCATCGAGCTTCGCCACGCCTTCCGGCAGATAGGACGGTTCAATCAAGCCGAACGGCCCCATATCCTCTTCCACGTTCGCGCTGTCATGCTGCTGCTCTGCCGCATCCGTGCCTTCAGCTCCGTCCGTAGGGGCGAGCGTCTCCTGCGATGG
Proteins encoded in this region:
- the alr gene encoding alanine racemase; this translates as MEAYYRPTRAEISLDALHHNMEAFRAALPSATKLSVCVKANAYGHGAVEIARAAERFGADYVNVAFLDEAVQLRRAGVQVPILVLGYTPPAGIEAAFEHDISLTVFTEECIRKLEEEAPGLSARCGGRLLKVHVKTDTGMGRLGLRTPEDTAGCVRRLQSIAGVLVEGMFTHFAGADEKDQAYSRLQQERFQAVIDELTRQELSVPLIHASNSAAAMELPESAYDMVRVGISAYGLYPSADVNRQRIQLRPVLSLKTAIVHAKTVTAGEAISYGMHYYTSAEECIATIPVGYADGYSRMLSGKAHMLIRGQRVPVLGRICMDQCMVSLEPLGHDGPLPGPGEEVVLLGEQGEERITAEEIAEHLGTIHYEVVCMVAHRMPRLYIESGKPVKVINPLL